A segment of the Panicum hallii strain FIL2 chromosome 1, PHallii_v3.1, whole genome shotgun sequence genome:
TGGGGCAACACGTAGGAATCTACCACAGAATTTTCCTCGAATGCTGGCACGCCTACACAACTGGAGTTCCAGACCGCTTTGAGGTTGCTTTCAGTATAGACGACAGGCCGGGAAGGACCTGGTATATTTCTTTTTTCTAATTTCCATAGGGAACAGACAAAACAGTAGACAACGGATCTGTTTCATTTCTTTTCTACACCGTTGACGATTTGTAGTATTTTTACTGGACCTGGAAGAGGAAATAACAAATGGGTTAACATTCAGAAACGTCCACGCGAATGTAGATGCTACTTTGGTTTATGATAAGGTTCAGCTGGGCCACATGATGTTTCCTTCATCAAAAATTAAAAGAAGGGAGACCACATGCATGGTGTTACTTTGTGATGCAACTTTCTGTTTGGAAAGGAGACATATGAAACAATATGCATCACAAGACCATAGATGACCAGCAAGAGCAAAAGGACTTGCATTGTCTACCACAGCCAATGGTTTTGTAGTACTTTCGGTTAAATATCTTGTTTACCACAGCAGTATAATGGGTTGTATGACTAATGTTGTTGGTAATGTTAAAACTGTGAGGGAAGAAATACCCGGTATATAAGAAAGACTGCCAACCGCGTGTAAATAACCAACCGTCGGGAAACAACGAGAATCTTGTAGTCTACATTGGTGAATCTGACTTGAAAGAGAAATGACAAATGTGGGGATAACAAAACAAACCCTAACAGCAATTTCACACGTGATGGAGACGAGGGGATCCTCATTATTGATGCCGTATGGGGGACAGCGGATGGAACAATTATTCATAAATGTCCACATACATGAAAGCTCAGGCGCCATGCAAGTGAACTAAGCATACAGGTCGATGCCCCAGAACTTGGCAGGCTGGTTGGTTCGGTAGTTCCTGTCGATGGCCTTCATCTTCTCCATGTCCTCGCCCGAGATCTCGAAATCAAAtacctcaaagttctcctgcagCCTCTCAACCTTGGAGGTCTTGGGGATCACCACCGTGTTCCTCTGGAGGCCCCAGCGGAGGACAAGCTGCGCAGGCGTCTTGCCATACTTCTCAGCCAAGCTCTGTAAATTGTAGTAACCAAGTTGGCAGATTGCATTGTCACCAGAACTGATATTTCAAGGTATCAAAATGCTATGAATTTATTAGAAATGGGTGATAATGTATTGCCGTAATGGAGATTTGGAATAACAACCACCTTGATGACAGGGTCGTCGAGGCATGAGACTGACCCGAACCACTCGGTATTGGCAGTGGAACCACCCAAGGGGGTATGCGCTGTGACGCAGATCCCATGCTTCTGGCAGAACTTGACAAGCGAATCACGCTGGAAGTAGGGGTGCGTCTCAATTTGGTTCACCGCAGGCTTTATCTTAGCATAGGCCAAGCAGTCTCTGGTGAGGAAGATGTCGTAGTTGCTGCATGAATAACTCTACAATTAGATTTGTGAATGTGAATTCCTCTCTCACGAAAAGCAGACCATGAAAATCTCCAAGCATAGCAAAAGTGGGAACAACAAATGAAAATGCATGATTTATTATATTTCAATGGTTATTCCAAATCTGAAATACTCTCCAGGACTAGTAACAGATGATAGCTGACACTCATTTTACAGTTCCTTGAAGAAAGAGCAGCCAGCCAGCCACACTTGTACAAGATTCAACACCATAACAGATTCGCTCCAAAAGGGAAAGCATTGGGGACCAGTGAAAGAGCATAAGCTAATGTTAACGGAAAGTAGGAATTCGTAATGAAggaaactaaactttagtttaAAATGAATAATACCTTCACAAATTTAAATTAGAAGGACAAACTAAATAAATGTGAGGCAAAGTTTAAGCGGGGATAGAAATTTTTTCACAGAAAAATAACTGTGCCCTTTTAACTTCAAAGGGATGATGATAACCTGAGGGCAACAGGAAGTAGGAATGAATTTGAACACAAATGCAACAGCAAAATTGGAAAGATTTGGAAGAACCAAACAATGTTAGAGATGCTGCATATAAAAGGCACATGATCAAGCAAGTTTTTGAAATGGGTAAACAAAGGGAACAAATGAACTACATAATTCCTATCTAGACAAAAATACAACTGCAACTAGAAACAGCGAAATTATATGTGCCACCTAATTTGCAAAAGTAATAAATCATAATGACAAGGTAGGAAAAGAAAAATGTCATTTCAATTTACCTGATCCCAATGCTGCGGACCAGTCCCATAGAAACAAGTCCTTCCATCGCATGCCATGTTGTTTCCAATGAGATAGTGGTATCAATGTCAAGCACACCATCATCACCAAGAGCACTAGAAGTTGTACCAACTCCTGAAGGAAATCAAAATGCTCCATTCAGTGAGACACATATTAAATCTTCCTAAATACTATGCAGAATCAAGAGTTAGAATTTACCAGTATGTCTAGTAGCTACTGGGAAGTGAACAAGATAGAGATCAAGATAATCTAGCTGCAGCTTCTTCAAGCTATCCTTACAGGCTTCAATCACATGACCGTGATCTGAATTCCACAGCTACAGTCATAACAAACGCAGATGTTTCAGTAGAATGAAAAAACAGAAACATTAGTTGTGATCATGCGTAATTCTGAAGTGGTGGTTTCCCAGAATGCAGAGAGTAGCACTTTGCAATTCGGATAACCTTGGTTGTGATGAACAGATCCTCCCTCTTGACAAGTCCGGTTTGGAATGCCTCTGCAAGTGCATCACCAACTTCGGCTTCATTCTGGTAGTCAGCTGCAGACAGAGGAACCAAGCAGATGCAGTAAATCACCAAGTAAAGCAGGAAAATTCCTGAGCCGACACTAGAACTTTGACTCATATTCAGATATTCCGTCCTACCAAAGAAATCTCAGTCATGTACAGTACAGTGCGGTGTCTACGCATGCCTGTATCAATCATACTAACCAGAGAAACATACAAATCAGTGTTCGTCAAGACAAAAACCGAACAGTGATAGTCTGCTTGACAGAAAAACACTCATATGTCAAGTGGCATTGAAAGAAACATTCAATGATTTGATTAGCACAGTGCAACAGACCAAGATTGTGAAAGAAATCCCACTATTGAGCACGCCTGTATCATTCAGACAAGCA
Coding sequences within it:
- the LOC112876637 gene encoding NADP-dependent D-sorbitol-6-phosphate dehydrogenase-like; translated protein: MAAKGAAPAVALSSGHRMPAVGLGVWRMEKPAIRSLIHSALRIGYRHLDCAADYQNEAEVGDALAEAFQTGLVKREDLFITTKLWNSDHGHVIEACKDSLKKLQLDYLDLYLVHFPVATRHTGVGTTSSALGDDGVLDIDTTISLETTWHAMEGLVSMGLVRSIGISNYDIFLTRDCLAYAKIKPAVNQIETHPYFQRDSLVKFCQKHGICVTAHTPLGGSTANTEWFGSVSCLDDPVIKSLAEKYGKTPAQLVLRWGLQRNTVVIPKTSKVERLQENFEVFDFEISGEDMEKMKAIDRNYRTNQPAKFWGIDLYA